Below is a genomic region from Ferribacterium limneticum.
CGATGGCGAGCAAAAAAAGGAGTGGCAGGCGGCGGGTAATCACGCCGGCATTTTACGCGTTGGCAGCGGCTTGGCGCGGCGGCAGCAGGAAACTGCGCGGCTGCCTGAGCAGGCGGCTCCCCAGGACGTTCAGCAAGGGCCCCCAATGTTCGAAAACGATGCCGCGGGCGCGCATGGCGGTGCGCAGGGCGAGCGCGAAGCTGACGGCGAGGTTGGTGAAGCCGATGGCGGCGATGCCGAAAGCGGCCCAGGCAATGGCCTTGAGCGGCAAGGCGAACTGGAAACCGACCAGCGCATAGCCGAGATTGGCCGAGGCGAAGGCGATGTGGCGGATGTCGAGCGGCAGGCCGAGGATGGTGCCGATGACGCCGGTCGAGCCGAGCATGCAGCCGAACAGGAAGTTGCCCATGATACCGCCCAGGCGTTCCTGGATGTAGTTGCCGAAGCGCCCGGCGCGCTCGCTGCCGGCCAGCGCTTGCAGCCAGCGCAGGCGGGCGATGCGCGGGCCGATGTCGGCGTAGGCGGCGCGGTTGTCGAAATAGCCTGTGATCAGGCCGGAGAGGAACAGGTAGAAACCGGCGATGGCAGCGTGCGGCAGCGCCCAGGACAGTGGGTCGAGGTCGGCGATCAGGTGGACGCCTTTGTCAACCGTGATGGCCGGCTCGCCAGCCCAGTAGCTCAGGCCGAAGCCGACGGCGATGGCGACGGGCAGGGCAACCATGACGTTGCCGGCAATGGCGGCCAGCTGGCTGCGGCTGACGGCGGCGGCGACATCGACCAGTCGCTCAAGATCGGCGCTGCGCGTTGGCTTGATGTCGCCGAGCAGGCCGGCCAGCGTCTGCGCCGTCATCGCCGGCTGCTTGGTGGCGACTGTCATGCCGAGCAGGAAGATGATGACGAAGCCGAGACCGTAAATCATGCTGAACAGGAAAGCTTCGCCGAACAGCGGTGTTTGCAGCGCGGCGGCCTTGATCTTGAGCAGCGCCATGAGGCCGATGATGACGCCGGCGCCGGCCGCCGAGCGCCACATTTTGCCGTAGTCGGCAGGCGTGTCGCAGATGTAATGCTCGCCCGAGCGCGCCGCGTTTTCGGTGACGCGCACGGCGAGCAGGCGGGAGAGTTGGGCAACGTAAAAACGCAGGCTGTTGCGGCGGTTTTCGGCGAGAAAAGCGGCGTGGGCGAATTCGCCCCAGGACTGGATGGCCTCGCCGCGGGTGGTTGATAGCTGGCTGGCGGTGAGGATGGCGGCGAGGTCGCGCAGGCGTTCCAGGCTTTGCTCGGCACGCGTCAACAGGTATGAAAGATGAAGGCTCGTGCCGACAGTGAGCGCCCGCTTGCGGATGCGTTGCAGGGTGTTCTGGCACTGGTCGGCGATGACCAGTAGCTGGCTGCCATCGTCGGCGACCTGTTCGGGATCGCTGAGTGTGGCGCGGAAGGCATTGACGAAATCGAGCGCCTCGGCCGAGAGGGCGACGAAGCTCGGCGTGTCATCGTCGAGATTGGGCGAGGCGCGCCTCAGTTCGTTTTCGATGCCGAGACCGCTGACCCGGTGGGCGAGCAACAGCACGGCGTCGAGCATTTGTTCCTGGATGCGGTGCCAGTCGATATTGCGCAGTTCCTCGGCCGGGGCGAGCAGCGACCAGAAGCGTTGCGAGGCGTCGGACGGGATGGCCTCGAGCCAGCGCCAGTCGTTGGTCTGGTCGTAGATGACGTGCAGGCAGTCTTTCAGCCGGCGCTCGTCGGGGACTTCCGGTAGCAGGCGACTGCCGAGGATGCGCCACCATTCCGAGAAAAAGCCGGTGCCCGGCAGCACGCCGCTTTCGGTGAAGAAGGTGACGAGCCGGCGGGTGGCGACGAAATGCACGACGTGGCTGCGAAAGGCAGCGAGCAAGGCCGGATCGGATTCGAGCCGGTCGAGCATGAACTGGTAACGTTCTGGTGATCCGCCGTCGCGCCGGTTTTGCGGGCGCAGGGCGGCAACCAGCCGGCGCATCAGTTCCAGCGTATCGGCTTCAGGGTTGCGAAAGCGGTTCAGGGCATCGGCCAGCGGGTCGCCAACCGGCGATGCCTGGCCAAACAGCCAGAGAAAAAAGGCTTGGATCTTTGTCATATTTATTGGGGGTCCGGAGTGGCCGTCTTGGTATCGGACGGACCCATGGTAGCGGAGATAAAGCCGCCCCGCCATGTGCAACAAGTGGTTGAAATGTGACGATTCGTAATAGAATTAGGCAGCTTCAAAATACCCCTTCATCCTAATTACTACACCGGGACTGCCAATATGAATATCATCAAAAAATCTCTGGTTCTGGCCCTGCTGGCCGGCATCGGTTTCTCTGCTGTTGCTCAAGAACGCGTTTACCTGATCGACGGCCGTGACGTCGTCGCCAAGTCCGGTTTCGGCCTGTGCTGGCGTACCGGCTACTGGACCCCGGCCGCTGCTGCCGCCGACAAGGCCGGTTGCGAGTGCGACAAGGACCTCCTGCCGAAGGAAGCCTGCGAGCCGAAGGTTGCTGCTGCTCCGGCTCCGGCCGCTGCGACCGGCGTCAAGCCGTCCGGCGAGAAGATCACCGTCGCTGCCGACGCCCTGTTCGACTTCAACAAGGCTGTCTTGCGTCCGGCCGGCAAGGCCAAGCTCGACGAGCTGGTTTCCAAGGCCAAGGCCATCAAGCTTGAAGTGATCCTGGCCGTTGGCCACACCGACCGCATCGGTGGTGACGCCTACAACCAGAAGCTGTCCGAGAAGCGCGCTGCCGCCGTCAAGGAATACCTGGTCGCCAAGGGCATCGAAGCCAACCGTGTTTACACCGAAGGCAAGGGCGAGAAGCAGCCGGTTACCGGCGACAAGTGCAAGGGTAACGCCAAGACCAAGGCCCTGATCGACTGCCTGCAGCCGGATCGTCGCGTTGATATCGAAGTCATCGGCACCAAGTAATTCGCCGACGCTTCAAGGAAAGCCCTGCTTCGGCAGGGTTTTTTTTCGGATGAAGGATTGATTTTGCTGCTCCGCCGCCTCGCTGCCGTTTTCATTTTTAGCCTTTTTTTCCAGTCGACCGTAGCATTCGCCGCCGACGCGGCCCGGCCGCGCATCGGCCTCGTGCTGGGCGGTGGCGGGGCACGCGGGGCGGCGCATATCGGCGTGCTGGAGGTTTTGCAGAAGCTGCGCGTACCGATCGATTGTGTGGCCGGCACGAGCATGGGGGCGCTGATCGCCGGCGCCTGGGCGGCCGGCATGTCGCCGGAAAAGATGCGTGAGGCGCTGGCCGCGGCGGACTGGAACGACATTTTCGTCGACAACCCGGAATACGCCGAGATGAGCTACCGCAACAAACTGGTCTCGCGGAGCTATCTGCCCGGTTCGGAGAGCGGCGTTTCGGCGACCGGCGTGGCCTACCAGGGCGGCGTCGTGGCCGGGCAGAAGATCAAACTGTTCTTCAACCAGTTGGTGCGCGCCAATCAGGGCGAACGCAACATCGAGGAGCTGCCGCTGCCGCTGTCGATCATCGCCACCGATATCGGCACGGGCGAGCGCGTGGTGTTCCGCGATGGCGCGCTGACCACGGCGATGCGTGCCAGCATGTCGGTGCCTGGTCTGCTCGCGCCGGTCGATCATCACGGCCGCAAGCTGGTCGATGGCGGACTGGTCGATAACCTGCCGATTTCGGAAGTCCGCGAGCGCTGCCAGGCCGATGTGGTGATCGCTGTTAACGTTGGCTCGCCGCTGCTCAAGGCTGACGAGGTCGGCTCGCTGCTGACGGTGTCGGCGCAGATGGTCGGCATCCTGACCGAACAGAACGTCAGCCGTTCGCTGGCCATGCTCAAGCCGGGCGACATTTACCTCCAGCCCGAGCTCAAAGGCATCACCGCGGCCGATTTTACGAAACATGCCGAGTCGGCCGAGAGCGGGCGCTTGGCGGCCGAAGGGGCGATTGAGAAACTGGCTCGCCTGAGTGCCAGCGAATCGGCCTACGCCGCGTGGTGGCAGGCCATCGAAGTCAGCCGGCGCAGCTCGCCACGCATCGACGCAATCGAGATTGTCGGGCTGGAACGGGCCAATCAGGGCGTTATCGAGCGCTATCTGAGCGTCCAGCCGGGCGAAACCATCCGGCCGTCGGTGATCAACCGCGACCTGTTGCGCATGTATGGCGACGGTTACTACGAAAGCGTCGATTACACCGTGCTGGCCCAGCGCGACCGCAACATTCTGCGCGTCATGCCGATCGAAAAGCGCTGGGGGCCGGATTACGCCCGCTTCGCCATCAATCTGCAGGCCGACAACAGCCAGGGCTCGACTTTCGGCCTGCGCGCCGCCTATCACCAGACCTGGCTCAACCACCTTGGTGGCGAGCTGATCTACCACGGCGAAATCGGCTCGAACAACCGCCTCGGCATCAATTACTACCAGCCGCTCGACGCCCGCCAGCGCCTCTTCTT
It encodes:
- a CDS encoding site-specific recombinase: MTKIQAFFLWLFGQASPVGDPLADALNRFRNPEADTLELMRRLVAALRPQNRRDGGSPERYQFMLDRLESDPALLAAFRSHVVHFVATRRLVTFFTESGVLPGTGFFSEWWRILGSRLLPEVPDERRLKDCLHVIYDQTNDWRWLEAIPSDASQRFWSLLAPAEELRNIDWHRIQEQMLDAVLLLAHRVSGLGIENELRRASPNLDDDTPSFVALSAEALDFVNAFRATLSDPEQVADDGSQLLVIADQCQNTLQRIRKRALTVGTSLHLSYLLTRAEQSLERLRDLAAILTASQLSTTRGEAIQSWGEFAHAAFLAENRRNSLRFYVAQLSRLLAVRVTENAARSGEHYICDTPADYGKMWRSAAGAGVIIGLMALLKIKAAALQTPLFGEAFLFSMIYGLGFVIIFLLGMTVATKQPAMTAQTLAGLLGDIKPTRSADLERLVDVAAAVSRSQLAAIAGNVMVALPVAIAVGFGLSYWAGEPAITVDKGVHLIADLDPLSWALPHAAIAGFYLFLSGLITGYFDNRAAYADIGPRIARLRWLQALAGSERAGRFGNYIQERLGGIMGNFLFGCMLGSTGVIGTILGLPLDIRHIAFASANLGYALVGFQFALPLKAIAWAAFGIAAIGFTNLAVSFALALRTAMRARGIVFEHWGPLLNVLGSRLLRQPRSFLLPPRQAAANA
- a CDS encoding OmpA family protein, with translation MNIIKKSLVLALLAGIGFSAVAQERVYLIDGRDVVAKSGFGLCWRTGYWTPAAAAADKAGCECDKDLLPKEACEPKVAAAPAPAAATGVKPSGEKITVAADALFDFNKAVLRPAGKAKLDELVSKAKAIKLEVILAVGHTDRIGGDAYNQKLSEKRAAAVKEYLVAKGIEANRVYTEGKGEKQPVTGDKCKGNAKTKALIDCLQPDRRVDIEVIGTK
- a CDS encoding patatin-like phospholipase family protein; this translates as MILLLRRLAAVFIFSLFFQSTVAFAADAARPRIGLVLGGGGARGAAHIGVLEVLQKLRVPIDCVAGTSMGALIAGAWAAGMSPEKMREALAAADWNDIFVDNPEYAEMSYRNKLVSRSYLPGSESGVSATGVAYQGGVVAGQKIKLFFNQLVRANQGERNIEELPLPLSIIATDIGTGERVVFRDGALTTAMRASMSVPGLLAPVDHHGRKLVDGGLVDNLPISEVRERCQADVVIAVNVGSPLLKADEVGSLLTVSAQMVGILTEQNVSRSLAMLKPGDIYLQPELKGITAADFTKHAESAESGRLAAEGAIEKLARLSASESAYAAWWQAIEVSRRSSPRIDAIEIVGLERANQGVIERYLSVQPGETIRPSVINRDLLRMYGDGYYESVDYTVLAQRDRNILRVMPIEKRWGPDYARFAINLQADNSQGSTFGLRAAYHQTWLNHLGGELIYHGEIGSNNRLGINYYQPLDARQRLFFEGTAGAGQTRLNVYEDDKRIAQYRDSETGVGAYLGANIGLLGPVRVGWVQRHRYFELDIGDPSLPRGDKKMTGWKASLDFDQFDRVYFPTRGWAAQLSWFESPGSNYARADADLRGAYAFGGTVFNARLRYTGSPRGNLPVFDAGTLGGFLNLTAFAPSQIIGDDIRYVGVRGEQIIGRLPLGLRGDMRIGLALEMAKVGSPYSESTRVGVLDSAALYLGGQTPFGPAYVGFGYSTSGVSNLFLFVGTP